A window of Acidobacteriota bacterium contains these coding sequences:
- the glpK gene encoding glycerol kinase GlpK, with protein MAYILALDQGTTSSRALLFDETGTIRSVVQREFTQHFPEPGWVEHDPQEIWVSQISVAVEALGKAHVRPRDVAAVGITNQRETTIVWDRTTGQPIHNAIVWQDRRTAGFCDELKAAGHEPFVQSRTGLVIDAYFSASKVRWLLDHVPGAREKAAAGQLAFGTVDSWLVWKLTSGARHLTDVTNASRTMLFNIHTGAWDEDLLRLFDIPASLLPEVRPSSEVYAQVTTTLGLGEVPIAGIAGDQQAALFGQQCTTPGMAKNTYGTGCFLLQHTGRSPIASTNRLVTTVAWGLDGGLEYAMEGSVFIGGAVVQWLRDGLGLIRSAGEVEALASSVTDNGGVYLVPAFAGLGAPHWDAYARGTLVGLTRGTTAAHVARAALEAIAYQVGDLLDAMHRDAGVELSELRVDGGAAQNDLLMQFQSDVLGVPVLRPAVTETTALGAAYLAGLAVGYWKARADIASQWQVERRFEPQMAPAKADALRSRWRDALDRARGWAPSDRGQ; from the coding sequence ACGAGACCGGCACGATCCGCAGCGTCGTGCAACGCGAGTTCACCCAGCACTTCCCTGAGCCGGGATGGGTCGAACACGATCCCCAGGAGATCTGGGTCTCGCAGATCAGCGTGGCGGTCGAGGCGCTCGGTAAGGCGCACGTCCGGCCGCGCGACGTCGCAGCGGTCGGCATCACCAACCAGCGCGAGACGACGATCGTCTGGGATCGGACGACCGGCCAGCCGATCCACAACGCCATCGTCTGGCAGGACCGCCGCACGGCAGGGTTCTGCGACGAGCTCAAGGCCGCCGGTCACGAGCCGTTCGTGCAGTCGCGCACGGGGCTCGTCATCGATGCCTACTTCTCGGCCAGCAAGGTGCGCTGGCTGCTCGACCACGTCCCCGGCGCCCGCGAGAAGGCGGCCGCCGGCCAGCTGGCCTTCGGCACGGTCGACAGCTGGCTCGTCTGGAAGCTGACGAGCGGGGCGCGGCACCTCACCGACGTCACGAACGCGTCGCGAACGATGCTCTTCAACATTCACACGGGGGCGTGGGATGAGGACCTGCTGCGGCTGTTCGACATCCCGGCGAGCCTGCTGCCCGAGGTCCGCCCGTCGAGCGAGGTCTACGCGCAGGTGACGACAACGCTCGGGCTCGGCGAGGTGCCGATTGCCGGCATCGCCGGCGACCAGCAGGCCGCGCTCTTCGGCCAGCAGTGCACGACGCCCGGGATGGCGAAGAACACCTACGGCACCGGGTGCTTCCTGCTGCAGCACACGGGCCGCTCGCCGATCGCATCGACGAACCGCCTGGTCACCACGGTCGCCTGGGGCCTCGACGGCGGCCTCGAGTACGCGATGGAGGGCAGCGTGTTCATCGGCGGCGCCGTGGTGCAGTGGCTGCGCGACGGGCTCGGTCTCATCAGGAGCGCCGGCGAGGTCGAAGCCCTCGCGTCGAGCGTGACCGACAACGGCGGCGTTTATCTGGTCCCGGCGTTTGCCGGCCTCGGTGCCCCCCACTGGGACGCGTACGCACGCGGCACGCTCGTCGGGCTCACCCGCGGGACGACCGCGGCGCACGTGGCGCGGGCCGCCCTCGAGGCCATCGCCTACCAGGTCGGCGACCTGCTCGACGCGATGCACCGTGACGCGGGCGTCGAGCTCTCGGAGTTGCGCGTCGACGGCGGCGCCGCCCAGAACGACCTCCTCATGCAGTTCCAGTCGGACGTGCTCGGCGTGCCGGTGCTCCGGCCCGCGGTCACCGAGACGACGGCCCTCGGCGCCGCGTACCTCGCCGGGCTCGCCGTCGGCTACTGGAAGGCCCGCGCGGACATCGCCTCGCAGTGGCAGGTCGAGCGACGGTTCGAGCCGCAGATGGCGCCAGCCAAGGCCGACGCGTTGAGGTCCCGCTGGCGCGACGCGCTCGATCGTGCGCGGGGGTGGGCGCCGAGCGACCGGGGACAGTGA